In Leptodesmis sichuanensis A121, the following are encoded in one genomic region:
- the tpiA gene encoding triose-phosphate isomerase — protein MRKKVIAGNWKMYKTQAEAAEFLEGFIPHLEDTPDDREVVLCVPFTDLAIMSQSLHGSIIRLGAQNVHWETSGAFTGEIAAPMLTEVGVRYVIIGHSERRQYFGETDETVNLRLKAAQNAGLIPILCVGETKQQRDQGETESLISSQLKAGLVGVDQTNLVIAYEPIWAIGTGDTCESKEANRVIGLIRSQLSNPDVPIQYGGSVKPDNIDEIMAQPEIDGALVGGASLQPASFARIVNYQKV, from the coding sequence GTGCGTAAAAAAGTAATTGCTGGCAATTGGAAGATGTACAAAACCCAGGCAGAAGCCGCAGAGTTTCTGGAAGGGTTTATACCCCATTTAGAAGACACCCCAGACGATCGGGAAGTGGTGCTCTGTGTGCCTTTTACTGACCTGGCTATCATGTCTCAAAGTTTGCATGGCAGCATCATTCGCCTGGGTGCCCAGAATGTCCACTGGGAGACTTCAGGCGCGTTTACAGGAGAAATTGCTGCCCCGATGTTGACCGAGGTGGGAGTGCGTTATGTGATCATCGGGCACAGTGAGCGACGGCAATACTTTGGCGAAACGGATGAAACCGTGAATCTGCGGCTGAAAGCGGCTCAAAATGCAGGACTAATTCCTATCCTCTGCGTCGGGGAAACCAAGCAACAACGAGATCAGGGTGAAACCGAATCCCTGATTAGCAGCCAGTTAAAAGCGGGTCTGGTGGGTGTGGATCAGACGAATTTAGTGATTGCTTATGAACCAATCTGGGCGATCGGTACTGGGGACACCTGCGAATCCAAGGAAGCCAACCGGGTGATTGGGCTGATTCGCAGTCAGTTAAGCAATCCTGATGTTCCCATTCAATATGGCGGGTCGGTGAAGCCGGACAATATTGATGAAATCATGGCGCAACCGGAAATCGATGGCGCGTTGGTGGGAGGAGCCAGTTTGCAGCCAGCCAGCTTTGCCCGGATTGTGAATTATCAGAAGGTTTGA
- the folB gene encoding dihydroneopterin aldolase encodes MDQIRITGIRAYGYIGALPEEQVLGQWFEVNLILWLDLSAAGTSDRLSDTVDYGAVTLQVQDLIKTVRFALLERLAAAIADLLLTPLPPHSPPIHQVQVAVTKLTPPIPNFTGQVTVEILRKRTD; translated from the coding sequence ATGGATCAAATTCGGATTACGGGTATCAGAGCCTATGGCTATATCGGCGCTTTGCCAGAGGAACAGGTGTTAGGGCAATGGTTTGAGGTCAATTTAATCCTCTGGCTGGATCTCTCTGCTGCAGGTACCAGCGATCGCCTCTCCGACACCGTGGATTATGGTGCCGTCACCCTTCAGGTACAGGATCTGATTAAAACTGTCCGCTTTGCCCTCCTGGAACGACTGGCCGCAGCGATCGCCGACTTGCTCCTCACTCCCCTCCCCCCTCACTCCCCCCCCATCCACCAAGTCCAGGTCGCTGTCACCAAACTCACCCCCCCCATTCCCAATTTCACAGGCCAGGTCACTGTAGAAATCCTGCGGAAACGGACTGATTAA
- a CDS encoding BMP family protein, whose translation MATRFNRRQFLATGSATVAVSVLLKACASPSSNNTATTTSPNTAGSPASQGFKAAIVLPGVITDKAWNQAGYAGLNEVKKQGAEIAYVEKIGQAEQAEALSDFARRGFNLVYAHGGQFDAAIQQVAGQFPNTFFVGVNGAATGPNIASLRIDHLQASYLCGIIAATMSKSKKIAYLAGQEFQATQEELRGLQLGAKSVDPTIQVSSTFTGDWNDAAKAKEAAAALISSGSDVIYQWLDNAAPTVLQTASDQGIYAFGNTADQFEVAPKAVLTSAVKRIDLAIAKLADLAQKNELKGQIYSFGLEEPTILHLGKFNPAVPADLQAKVKKTEDAILAKKITFETCTEGGKATRCVKGAA comes from the coding sequence ATGGCGACACGGTTTAATCGGCGGCAATTTTTAGCAACGGGTTCGGCAACGGTGGCAGTGAGTGTGTTGTTGAAAGCCTGCGCCAGCCCCTCTAGCAACAACACAGCGACAACTACCTCTCCCAATACAGCGGGCAGTCCAGCCTCACAGGGTTTTAAGGCCGCGATCGTGTTGCCAGGAGTGATCACGGATAAAGCCTGGAATCAGGCCGGATATGCAGGACTCAATGAAGTCAAAAAGCAGGGAGCAGAAATCGCCTACGTGGAGAAAATTGGTCAGGCAGAGCAGGCAGAGGCACTGTCTGACTTTGCCCGTCGGGGATTTAATTTGGTCTATGCCCACGGGGGCCAGTTTGATGCCGCGATTCAGCAGGTGGCAGGTCAGTTTCCCAACACATTCTTTGTGGGTGTCAATGGGGCTGCGACTGGGCCGAATATTGCATCCCTGAGAATTGACCATTTGCAGGCAAGTTATCTGTGTGGCATTATTGCCGCCACGATGAGCAAGTCGAAAAAGATTGCCTACCTGGCCGGACAGGAATTTCAAGCAACCCAGGAGGAACTGCGCGGTCTGCAGTTAGGCGCGAAGTCGGTTGATCCCACCATCCAGGTCAGTTCTACCTTTACAGGTGACTGGAATGATGCGGCCAAGGCCAAGGAAGCCGCCGCCGCCCTCATTTCTTCTGGGTCAGATGTCATTTATCAATGGCTTGATAATGCCGCTCCCACAGTCCTGCAAACTGCCAGCGATCAGGGGATTTATGCCTTTGGCAACACTGCCGATCAGTTTGAGGTAGCCCCTAAGGCTGTCCTCACCAGTGCGGTCAAGCGAATTGACCTGGCGATCGCCAAACTCGCCGACCTGGCCCAAAAGAACGAACTCAAGGGACAGATTTACTCCTTCGGCCTGGAAGAACCGACCATTCTGCACCTGGGCAAATTCAACCCAGCGGTTCCCGCTGACCTGCAAGCCAAGGTGAAAAAGACCGAGGATGCCATCCTGGCGAAAAAAATCACGTTTGAAACCTGTACCGAAGGGGGCAAAGCAACCCGCTGTGTGAAAGGAGCGGCTTAA